A section of the Branchiostoma lanceolatum isolate klBraLanc5 chromosome 19, klBraLanc5.hap2, whole genome shotgun sequence genome encodes:
- the LOC136425322 gene encoding uncharacterized protein isoform X2, which produces MKVYTCTLLVVVLMVVAKGSSAAEYKGCYVKNYGDPYFPYSLVDGKMSNDMCVQHCKAEGKAYAATKSVRCGCGTEEHVAEMTKAADERQCSYNCKAGGGTCGGYARLSVYSTAQAAKNNLLAKKWREDLRCGQGYPAEDGTPAECDPSGKYPCCSPANWCGNTANHCDCPDCVNYRNIGKRMLNLREVLGDLTDTLEKLENAYKREMGETGDFEEEMREMEDMVAADMFEE; this is translated from the exons ATGAAGGTTTACACTTGCACGCTGCTTGTTGTGGTACTTATGGTGGTGGCGAAGGGAAGCTCGGCTGCGGAGTACAAGGGGTGCTATGTGAAGAATTACGGAGACCCATACTTCCCGTACAGCTTGGTGGACGGAAAGATGAGCAACGACATGTGCGTTCAGCACTGTAAGGCAGAGGGAAAGGCTTATGCAG CAACCAAAAGTGTTCGATGCGGCTGCGGTACTGAGGAACACGTGGCAGAAATGACTAAAGCTGCAGATGAACGCCAGTGCTCCTACAACTGTAAGGCAGGCGGGGGGACATGCGGAGGCTACGCTAGGCTGTCGGTGTACAGCACCGCCCAAG CTGCTAAGAACAACCTCCTTGCTAAGAAGTGGCGTGAGGATCTCCGTTGCGGACAGGGCTACCCCGCTGAAGACGGTACTCCTGCTGAATGCGACCCTAGCGGGAAATACCCGTGCTGCTCCCCGGCAAACTGGTGCGGCAACACGGCAAACCACTGCGACTGTCCGGATTGTGTCAACTACAGAAACATAG GAAAGCGCATGCTGAACTTGAGGGAGGTTCTGGGCGACTTGACCGACACCTTGGAGAAACTGGAGAACGCCTACAAACGGGAGATGGGCGAGACTGGAGAC tttgaagaagaaatgaGGGAGATGGAAGACATGGTGGCTGCTGATATGTTTGAAGAATGA
- the LOC136425323 gene encoding kremen protein 2-like, producing the protein MKVYTCALLVVVLIAVAKESSAAADCKYVGCLVNPWDPPRFTTSLVNGAEMSIEMCIKHCRDKKQQYAGLKGIGCGCGTQDDVDAMEKARYEDECNYNCRAGGGECGGSRRVSVYSTNPAPCKGRRELEVLSELTDTLEKLENAFKREMGETGDFEEEMREMEDMEADDKFEDEE; encoded by the exons ATGAAGGTTTACACTTGCGCCCTGCTCGTTGTGGTACTTATCGCGGTGGCGAAAGAGAGCTCGGCCGCCGCCGATTGCAAGTACGTGGGTTGCTTAGTGAACCCCTGGGACCCACCACGCTTCACAACCAGCTTGGTGAACGGAGCAGAGATGAGCATCGAAATGTGCATTAAGCACTGTAGGGATAAGAAACAACAATATGCAG GATTGAAGGGTATTGGATGTGGTTGCGGGACCCAGGATGACGTGGACGCAATGGAAAAAGCTCGGTATGAAGACGAGTGCAACTACAACTGCAGGGCAGGCGGGGGGGAATGTGGAGGCTCCCGCCGAGTGTCGGTCTACTCCACCAATCCAG CACCGTGTAAGGGCCGGAGGGAGCTTGAGGTTCTTAGCGAGTTGACCGACACCTTGGAGAAACTGGAGAACGCCTTCAAACGGGAGATGGGCGAGACTGGAGACTTTGAAGAAGAAATGAGGGAGATGGAAGACATGGAGGCTGATGATAAGTTTGAAGACGAGGAGTAA